A segment of the Cohnella algarum genome:
GAGCTGGTCCTTGCGCCGATGGCCATAGGCGCCGCCGGCATGCTGACCGTCGGATTTGCGCTCGAAGGGGTGCCGAGCTTCTCGTGGCCGCTTGCGGGCATTCTGTTATGGCTGGGGGCGATCAACGGAGCGTTCGCCTTCTCGCTTTGGACGTGGAGCCAAAAACGGCTGCGGGCCTACGAAAGCAGCCTCATCAACAATCTGATGCTGCTGGAGGTCGCAGCCCTGGATGTGCTCGTTTTTCATCGGAGCCTGTCGGCGATCGAGCTGTCCGGACTGCTGCTGGCCGGCTTCGCCGTGATCTTCGTGCAGTTGTCCCCGCTATGGAAGCGGTCGTCCCGAAGGGGGCGAGCCGGCGCCCCGGAAGCCTAAGCTCGCCGAACGGACAGAAGACGGGCGATCGGAAGCCGATGCTTGAACCGGACGGATGGTCCCGGGACTATTTGCTTGCAAGCAGCAGCTTCGCGCCAACCAGTCCGATGACGAAAAAGCAACGAATGGATCAGGATATAAGAGCTGCAGGCCATGATGACGATCGTGGATATCCCGACTTGCGTTATCCGCTCCGACGGCCCTCCGACCCACATGGCGATGAATCCGGCCGCCGCCTGCACGAAGAAGAACCAGGTCAGCGTAATCCAGGGGACGACGAGATGGAATTGCAGCGCGCTCAAGCCCTTCATTTTAGGCAGCTGCGCGACCAATTCCTTGCAATAGGCCTCCGGATCGTCGCCGAACACGTCCCGGGCCGTCCGGCCCCGGGCTTGGGCTTCCGACAAATGCTGGGCGATCTCAAGCAATAGCTCCTCGCTTTTGGCTTCCTGCAAACGGCTGCTGCGGATATAAACGACCATGTCCTCGTAATAACGCCGGTTCTCGGGTGACATGGCTTCCCGGAGCTTGTTGTTTTCTTCGAGGGGTTCCGCCAACATTTTAACGAAAATATACGCTAAGCCCCGTGATCATGTCCGGCTTTGCGTTATTTCTACTCTAAGCTGATATAGAACGTGTTACTCGACCCAACCGGTTATTTTAACCTGTAAGTACACGGAACGTCATTTTCCCCTAATGTTAGGAACCGATATGGGCAGATGCTCATATACTTTCCTATAAACAATAAGCTGACGTTGGGAGGAGACAAAATTGTATCAAGTGCCTTCTTACTGGGGAAGTCCATACTATATGCGAGTCGATTTTGTGCCTATATGGAGCACAGAATTTCCGAAAGCAGTCCAAATGATAAAGGAAGCGGTACAAGGGGAGCGTAACGATGAGTTGTTCTACGATGAATTGATCAACCTGGCTCCCTCAAAAGAACAGGTGGCCATTATAGAAAGCATCCGTAACGATGAGCGCGGCCACAATAAAATGTATAGAGCGATGTATCGGGCTTTGACGGGACAGGAAATTGTAGGCATCAGTAGTGAGCAATATGAGCGGGTGCAATCCTATATAGAGGGTCTACAGCGGGCCTTGATGGGGGAGTTGGGTGCGGTGGAAAAATACCGCAACATCTGGTTTGGATTGCCTGCTGGCATCTATAAAGATACGGTGTATGGTATCATATTGGATGAGCTAAAGCACGCTGCAAAATATAATTATTTGATTACGTTGAATCTCAGGTAGCTATTTATAATCAATACTATTCCACATCAACTGGATGCCGAATATTATCCTTATAATCATCCACATAAAGTTGACCGTTGCTGCCTTTTACGGCGTAGAATACGTCCTCTAACTTTTTGCCGCGTGCCTTCAGTTGGGACAGTATCCAGGATTCAGGAATATGGTTGGAGTTTAGAGTTTCATGCAAAAGCTGCCCGTCTATTATGTTCGCCGCCTGACTTTATGGCGGGAAAAAGGCATGAATTCGCCATTCGGTGTGGCGGAGCCAAACCGAATAAACAGCCGACAATAGCCTAATCCCTTCTGTACAATGACGGTGGATTAGGCTATTGTCGATTAAAAAGGAAAATGCTCCCGAACCTTTGGCGAGGATCCCCGGGAGCATTCACTTCATCATGTCAAAAATACTTTATTTCGGCCTTTCTTGCAAGGCTTATTTACGCACATTCGGAAATCAATCTCCTGACGTCCAGCTCTGCTGTGAAAACTGCGGTCGGCTTCTCCATAAACACGGTCGTTATTGGCGAGGAATTGTGACGAAGCATGAGGTCATCCAGATCCCGATCTACCGTCGATATTGTCCTACCTGTAGAATAACAATCTCCCTCCTGCCGGAGTTCCTGATTCCATGGGCCCGGTATGCGACTTGGGTGCGAGAAGCGGCATTAAAGCGCAAGCACAAGGGATTCTCTTGGCGGCAGACGACAGAAAGCACAACAACTCCTGCCGTGCGTTATAGCCGCCGTACGTTGAAACGCTGGTGGGCAAGACATCTGCGCCGCGCAGCGGATGCAGCACTATGGGTTGCTGGGAAACTCGTAGCCCAGGGGGACGACACGGATATGCTCCACCTTTACCCCACCATGATGAACCCAACGCCAATGGATACATTGGATTGGCTGGACAAACTGTTACCCCGATTCATCCCCGCTGGCGCATCCAGACGGGGCTATTGGACGTTTCTAAATGCGAGGTTACCTGTAGCATCACGCTTATAAATCCCTTCAGCATCCACCGCCAAGGAGCAAGGCAAACGAAAATCGCCTCCAAAATTGCTTTAAAAATCGCCTGGACGGCAAGTTGCCCTCCTGATCCCACAAAATATGCGCCCTCCCTGGCTTCTAGCGTCTATGCGATACTCTCATAGACCACAGGGAGAGGAGATTTAGCATGGATGAGCAAGCAAGGCAGCAAGAAGCCAACTTCCGTTATGGCTTAATTGCATCACTG
Coding sequences within it:
- a CDS encoding DMT family transporter, with product MILASCVGYAVHLALSRHLLKTGRAQPGELVLAPMAIGAAGMLTVGFALEGVPSFSWPLAGILLWLGAINGAFAFSLWTWSQKRLRAYESSLINNLMLLEVAALDVLVFHRSLSAIELSGLLLAGFAVIFVQLSPLWKRSSRRGRAGAPEA
- a CDS encoding DUF1129 family protein, translating into MSPENRRYYEDMVVYIRSSRLQEAKSEELLLEIAQHLSEAQARGRTARDVFGDDPEAYCKELVAQLPKMKGLSALQFHLVVPWITLTWFFFVQAAAGFIAMWVGGPSERITQVGISTIVIMACSSYILIHSLLFRHRTGWREAAACKQIVPGPSVRFKHRLPIARLLSVRRA
- a CDS encoding ferritin-like domain-containing protein gives rise to the protein MPSYWGSPYYMRVDFVPIWSTEFPKAVQMIKEAVQGERNDELFYDELINLAPSKEQVAIIESIRNDERGHNKMYRAMYRALTGQEIVGISSEQYERVQSYIEGLQRALMGELGAVEKYRNIWFGLPAGIYKDTVYGIILDELKHAAKYNYLITLNLR
- a CDS encoding DUF6431 domain-containing protein, with product MSKILYFGLSCKAYLRTFGNQSPDVQLCCENCGRLLHKHGRYWRGIVTKHEVIQIPIYRRYCPTCRITISLLPEFLIPWARYATWVREAALKRKHKGFSWRQTTESTTTPAVRYSRRTLKRWWARHLRRAADAALWVAGKLVAQGDDTDMLHLYPTMMNPTPMDTLDWLDKLLPRFIPAGASRRGYWTFLNARLPVASRL